In one window of Lacticaseibacillus casei DSM 20011 = JCM 1134 = ATCC 393 DNA:
- a CDS encoding ImmA/IrrE family metallo-endopeptidase, whose amino-acid sequence MMTDFTSDMLREVLNYGFDRGVGAELTYKLKPYTPSVSNPETRWIAVNMNWHKPKQLPYQAAHEIMHVLHQDPACLYFYSASKNSIEGEANIGGIHILVPLYFADVDQEDANLNQFMQAFDIPAPMEDTALEAIKEFYM is encoded by the coding sequence ATGATGACTGATTTTACTAGTGACATGCTGAGAGAGGTTTTAAACTATGGCTTTGACCGTGGAGTCGGGGCTGAGCTGACATACAAACTGAAGCCATACACTCCGTCAGTTTCTAATCCTGAAACACGTTGGATTGCGGTTAACATGAACTGGCACAAGCCGAAGCAATTGCCTTATCAGGCTGCACACGAAATAATGCACGTTCTACATCAAGACCCAGCTTGCTTATACTTTTATTCGGCTTCAAAGAACAGTATTGAGGGTGAAGCTAACATAGGCGGAATCCATATACTTGTACCTTTGTATTTTGCGGATGTTGATCAAGAAGATGCTAATTTGAACCAATTTATGCAGGCCTTTGACATTCCCGCACCAATGGAAGACACTGCTTTGGAAGCAATAAAGGAATTTTACATGTAA
- the coaA gene encoding type I pantothenate kinase codes for MQSEMNFYKFDRAEWSQFHSQNFTSVTDAELAQLRSLNDEISLDDVKTIYSPLRHLIHIRYEDYQGDMFTLSRFLGMQRNPHTPFIIGIAGSVAVGKSTTARLLQLLLSRAYPDKRVQQITTDGFLYPNAELERRGILDRKGFPESYDMQLLIHFMNNVKNASGVVRAPKYSHQIYDIVPDKYEVIDRPDILIVEGINVLQLPSKQPIYVSDYFDFSIYVDADPTLIEQWYLERFGILMDTAFTDPSNYYYQYAIGNRKDAFDMARKVWRDVNLKNLKEYILPTKNRADVILHKTTGHKIDQVALRKW; via the coding sequence ATGCAATCCGAAATGAATTTCTATAAGTTTGATCGGGCAGAATGGTCCCAGTTTCACTCGCAAAATTTTACCAGCGTAACCGATGCCGAGCTGGCGCAGTTACGTTCATTGAACGATGAGATCAGTCTTGATGATGTTAAAACCATTTATTCACCATTGCGCCACCTGATTCATATTCGCTATGAGGATTACCAAGGCGACATGTTTACCTTGAGCCGCTTTTTGGGGATGCAGCGCAATCCGCACACGCCGTTTATCATCGGCATCGCCGGTTCGGTGGCAGTCGGCAAAAGTACGACCGCGCGCCTGCTTCAGTTGCTGCTGAGCCGGGCATATCCAGACAAGCGCGTCCAGCAAATCACCACGGATGGTTTCCTCTATCCCAATGCCGAACTAGAACGGCGCGGCATTTTGGATCGAAAAGGGTTCCCCGAAAGCTACGATATGCAGTTGCTAATTCACTTTATGAACAACGTCAAAAATGCTAGCGGTGTGGTGCGCGCCCCGAAGTACAGTCATCAGATTTACGATATTGTTCCTGACAAGTACGAGGTTATTGACCGACCGGATATTCTCATTGTGGAAGGCATCAACGTCTTACAGTTGCCTAGCAAGCAACCGATTTATGTCAGTGATTACTTTGACTTTTCCATCTATGTCGACGCCGATCCAACCTTGATTGAACAGTGGTATCTGGAGCGATTCGGCATCTTGATGGACACGGCCTTCACGGATCCGAGCAATTACTACTATCAATACGCCATCGGAAATCGCAAGGACGCTTTTGACATGGCGCGGAAGGTCTGGCGGGATGTCAACCTTAAGAACCTGAAGGAATACATTTTACCCACCAAAAATCGGGCGGACGTCATTTTGCATAAAACGACTGGACACAAAATCGATCAAGTCGCATTACGAAAATGGTAA
- a CDS encoding IS30 family transposase: MQKQDSTHRQKGQHLTSLERGKVAGFRQAGKSNRWIAAEIGVCPQTINNEIKRGTVDQVKKSNGKRVYHRQYLPEAAQARYETARLSCHRPDKFASVQVFLTWYVQRAKQDKWSPDASIGYAKRHKLFTPEELVCASTLYQYIDDQRLEIRNIDLLEKTKRKTSHQHHTKAKRLAGRSIEERPKVVERRRQFGHWEMDTIVGKRNGKESVILTLIERKTRCQLLRLIEGRDADSVSYALRGIKREWGACIKTITADNGPEFTALNTAFAGTETEIFYAHPYTSCDRGTNEAHNRMIRQDFPKGMSLDDISPSQVQATQDRLNQLPRKQQGYCTPQQNFEAEARRVRRMAQ; this comes from the coding sequence ATGCAGAAACAGGATAGCACACACCGCCAAAAAGGTCAGCACTTAACATCACTCGAGCGCGGAAAAGTGGCCGGATTCCGCCAAGCTGGGAAGTCCAATCGTTGGATTGCTGCTGAAATTGGCGTCTGCCCGCAGACCATTAATAATGAAATCAAGCGAGGTACAGTAGATCAGGTCAAGAAGAGTAATGGCAAGCGCGTCTACCATCGACAATACCTGCCAGAGGCTGCTCAGGCACGTTACGAGACTGCACGCTTGAGCTGTCATCGTCCTGACAAGTTCGCCAGCGTACAGGTCTTCTTAACCTGGTACGTACAGCGAGCTAAGCAGGACAAATGGTCGCCGGATGCTTCAATCGGCTATGCCAAGCGACACAAGCTGTTTACTCCTGAAGAGCTTGTTTGTGCCTCGACTTTGTACCAGTACATTGACGACCAACGCCTAGAGATTCGAAATATCGACCTGTTGGAGAAGACTAAGCGGAAGACCTCTCACCAGCACCACACCAAGGCTAAGCGCCTGGCTGGCCGCAGTATCGAGGAACGGCCTAAGGTCGTTGAACGACGCAGGCAGTTCGGTCACTGGGAGATGGATACCATTGTCGGTAAACGCAATGGCAAGGAGAGCGTCATCTTGACTCTGATTGAGCGCAAGACCCGTTGCCAACTTCTCCGCTTGATCGAAGGACGAGATGCAGACTCTGTGAGCTATGCATTGCGTGGAATCAAGCGCGAATGGGGAGCTTGCATCAAGACCATCACAGCCGACAACGGACCCGAGTTCACCGCCTTAAATACTGCTTTTGCTGGGACGGAAACTGAGATCTTCTACGCCCATCCTTACACGTCCTGCGACCGTGGCACCAACGAGGCACATAACCGGATGATCCGCCAGGACTTCCCTAAGGGCATGTCCCTAGATGACATTAGCCCTAGTCAAGTGCAGGCCACGCAAGACCGCTTGAATCAGTTGCCTCGCAAACAACAGGGCTACTGCACACCCCAGCAAAACTTTGAGGCCGAAGCTCGGCGCGTTCGCCGCATGGCCCAGTAG
- the guaA gene encoding glutamine-hydrolyzing GMP synthase yields MANDQNKDYDKIIVLDYGSQYNQLITRRIREFGIYSELKLHTITAAEVKEIAPKGIIFSGGPNSVYDKGALGVDEDIFKLGIPILGVCYGMQLMAQRLGGDVEPADNREYGKADIEVTDDSAKLFRDLPKDQTVWMSHGDLVTRVPEGFRSTATSVNCPISAMDDDERKFYGIQFHAEVQNTQYGHEILHHFAFDVCHAEANWSMDDFITKQIAKIRAEVGDKRVLLGLSGGVDSSVVGVLLHKAIGKQLTSIFVDHGLLRKGEAEQVMDSLKGKFGLNIIKVDAKDRFLNDLKGVTDPEKKRKIIGRDFIEVFNEEAAKLNGIEFLAQGTLYTDVVESGTDTAQTIKSHHNVGGLPKDLKFKLIEPLNKLFKDEVRELGEKLGMPHALVWRQPFPGPGLGIRVIGEVTEDKLEIVRDSDYILREEIAKHGLDKDIWQYFTVLPGFRSVGVMGDGRTYDYTIGIRAITSIDGMTADFARIDWDVLQEISSRIVNEVKHVNRVVYDITSKPPATIEWE; encoded by the coding sequence GTGGCAAATGACCAGAACAAGGATTACGATAAGATCATCGTCCTCGATTATGGCAGTCAATATAATCAGTTAATCACCCGGCGAATCCGGGAATTTGGTATCTACTCTGAATTAAAGCTTCATACCATCACGGCGGCAGAAGTTAAAGAAATTGCGCCAAAAGGGATTATCTTCTCAGGCGGCCCCAACAGTGTGTATGACAAAGGCGCGCTTGGCGTTGACGAAGACATCTTTAAACTCGGCATCCCGATTCTGGGCGTCTGTTATGGCATGCAGCTGATGGCGCAGCGGCTCGGTGGGGATGTTGAACCGGCCGACAACCGCGAATACGGCAAAGCCGACATTGAAGTGACCGACGACAGCGCCAAGTTATTCCGTGACCTGCCAAAAGATCAAACCGTCTGGATGAGCCACGGCGACTTGGTAACCCGGGTACCAGAGGGCTTCCGCAGCACAGCTACCAGCGTTAATTGCCCGATCAGCGCCATGGATGACGACGAACGCAAATTTTACGGTATCCAGTTCCACGCCGAAGTGCAAAACACGCAGTACGGCCACGAGATTCTGCATCATTTTGCCTTCGACGTCTGCCACGCCGAAGCCAACTGGAGCATGGATGATTTCATTACCAAGCAAATCGCCAAAATCCGGGCCGAAGTCGGCGACAAACGCGTTCTGCTCGGCCTCTCCGGCGGGGTTGACTCGTCGGTTGTCGGCGTTCTGCTGCACAAAGCAATCGGCAAGCAATTGACCAGCATCTTCGTGGATCACGGTCTGCTTCGTAAAGGTGAAGCCGAACAGGTCATGGACAGCCTCAAAGGCAAGTTTGGCCTCAACATCATCAAGGTTGATGCCAAGGATCGTTTCCTCAATGATCTAAAAGGCGTCACCGATCCTGAAAAGAAACGTAAAATCATCGGCCGCGACTTTATCGAAGTCTTCAATGAAGAAGCCGCCAAACTCAACGGCATCGAATTCCTCGCTCAAGGCACGCTCTACACCGACGTCGTGGAATCCGGCACCGACACCGCGCAGACGATCAAGTCCCATCACAACGTCGGCGGCCTACCAAAAGACCTCAAGTTCAAACTCATCGAACCGCTCAACAAACTCTTCAAAGATGAAGTCCGCGAACTAGGCGAAAAGCTCGGCATGCCGCACGCACTAGTATGGCGCCAACCATTCCCGGGTCCTGGTCTCGGCATCCGCGTCATCGGCGAAGTCACCGAAGACAAGCTAGAAATCGTCCGCGATTCCGATTATATCTTGCGGGAAGAAATCGCTAAACATGGCTTAGATAAGGACATTTGGCAATACTTTACAGTGCTGCCAGGCTTCCGCTCCGTCGGCGTCATGGGCGACGGCCGAACCTACGACTACACCATCGGCATCCGCGCCATCACCTCCATCGATGGCATGACCGCCGACTTCGCTCGGATTGATTGGGATGTGTTACAGGAGATTTCAAGTCGGATTGTTAATGAGGTGAAGCACGTTAATCGGGTTGTGTATGATATTACGTCTAAGCCACCGGCAACAATTGAGTGGGAATGA
- a CDS encoding IS30 family transposase: MQKQDSTHRQKGQHLTSLERGKVAGFHQAGKSNRWIAAEIGVCPQTINNEIKRGTVDQVKKSNGKRVYHRQYLPEAAQARYETARLSCHRPDKFASVQVFLAWYVQRAKQDKWSPDASIGYAKRHKLFTPEELVCASTLYQYIDDQRLEIRNIDLLEKTKRKTSHQHHTKAKRLAGRSIEERPKVVERRRQFGHWEMDTIVGKRNGKESVILTLIERKTRCQLLRLIEGRDADSVSYALRGIKREWGACIKTITADNGPEFTALNTAFAGTETEIFYAHPYTSCDRGTNEAHNRMIRQDFPKGMSLDDISPSQVQATQDRLNQLPRKQQGYCTPQQNFEAEARRVRRMAQ, from the coding sequence ATGCAGAAACAGGATAGCACACACCGCCAAAAAGGTCAGCACTTAACATCACTCGAGCGCGGAAAAGTGGCCGGATTCCACCAAGCTGGGAAGTCCAATCGTTGGATTGCTGCTGAAATTGGCGTCTGCCCGCAGACCATTAATAATGAAATCAAGCGAGGTACAGTAGATCAGGTCAAGAAGAGTAATGGCAAGCGCGTCTACCATCGACAATACCTGCCAGAGGCTGCTCAGGCACGTTACGAGACTGCACGCTTGAGCTGCCATCGTCCTGACAAGTTCGCCAGCGTACAGGTCTTCTTAGCCTGGTACGTACAGCGAGCTAAGCAGGACAAATGGTCGCCGGATGCTTCAATCGGCTATGCCAAGCGACACAAGCTGTTTACTCCTGAAGAGCTTGTTTGTGCCTCGACTTTGTACCAGTACATTGACGACCAACGCCTAGAGATTCGAAATATCGACCTGTTGGAGAAGACTAAGCGGAAGACCTCTCACCAGCACCACACCAAGGCTAAGCGCCTGGCTGGCCGCAGTATCGAGGAACGGCCTAAGGTCGTTGAACGACGCAGGCAGTTCGGTCACTGGGAGATGGATACCATTGTCGGTAAACGCAATGGCAAGGAGAGCGTCATCTTGACTCTGATTGAGCGCAAGACCCGTTGCCAACTTCTCCGCTTGATCGAAGGACGAGATGCAGACTCTGTGAGCTATGCATTGCGTGGAATCAAGCGCGAATGGGGAGCTTGCATCAAGACCATCACAGCCGACAACGGACCCGAGTTCACCGCCTTAAATACTGCTTTTGCTGGGACGGAAACTGAGATCTTCTACGCCCATCCTTACACGTCCTGCGACCGTGGCACCAACGAGGCACATAACCGGATGATCCGCCAGGACTTCCCTAAGGGCATGTCCCTAGATGACATTAGCCCTAGTCAAGTGCAGGCCACGCAAGACCGCTTGAATCAGTTGCCTCGCAAACAACAGGGCTACTGCACACCCCAGCA
- a CDS encoding helix-turn-helix domain-containing protein encodes MNTGQRISLLREKKNQSQAELAKTLGIAASTVGMWETNKRKPSSKMLKKLSVLYDVSIDYLLGNDSTTDKAPSEVDIADPKNDTIMTFEGRPIPPEDL; translated from the coding sequence ATGAATACGGGTCAACGAATATCTTTACTTCGAGAAAAAAAGAACCAGAGCCAAGCGGAGTTAGCCAAAACTCTCGGCATTGCCGCTAGTACAGTTGGCATGTGGGAAACGAACAAGAGAAAACCTTCATCTAAAATGCTTAAAAAACTGTCCGTGCTCTACGATGTGTCGATAGACTATTTACTTGGTAATGACTCGACAACCGATAAAGCCCCTTCAGAGGTTGATATTGCCGACCCCAAAAACGATACCATTATGACTTTTGAAGGACGTCCCATTCCGCCTGAAGATCTTTAG
- a CDS encoding alpha/beta hydrolase, with the protein MTKKWGKVMLIIGIFLVVSGGAWWWVNRGEAPSTKRVAGTYQTPTLFVHGFGGGYGSEKDMINDLSKHPGYRQVLRYTVTNTGQLSVSGSWSPSVRHPLIAVVFSSGRPDATTLTKILKQLKKRYGIQDFNAVGHSAGSAAWADWAVTKDKKGEPTLQRLITIAGPFNGFPGMPGMNSGQDIRLASDGRPSVMSDRYKPMYENRRNFPKTAAVLNLFGNLGKGSDGRVPVNSARSLRYIVAGRAKSYTEREITNSKAQHSKLHEHNPLVNRYLYEFLSTGKITN; encoded by the coding sequence ATGACGAAAAAATGGGGCAAAGTGATGCTCATCATCGGCATCTTTCTGGTAGTGAGTGGCGGCGCGTGGTGGTGGGTGAATCGCGGCGAGGCGCCTTCGACCAAACGCGTTGCCGGGACATATCAAACACCGACATTGTTTGTTCACGGTTTTGGTGGCGGTTATGGCTCGGAAAAAGATATGATCAACGACCTTAGCAAGCATCCCGGTTATCGTCAGGTTTTGCGTTACACCGTGACGAATACGGGACAGCTTAGTGTGAGCGGTTCGTGGTCGCCGAGCGTTCGTCATCCGCTGATTGCAGTTGTGTTCAGCAGCGGGCGGCCAGATGCGACCACGCTGACCAAGATTCTTAAGCAGTTGAAAAAACGTTACGGCATTCAAGACTTTAATGCTGTTGGCCATTCTGCCGGTTCTGCGGCTTGGGCTGATTGGGCAGTCACCAAAGACAAAAAAGGCGAACCAACGTTGCAACGGCTCATCACCATTGCCGGCCCATTCAATGGTTTTCCCGGGATGCCGGGGATGAACAGCGGACAAGACATCAGGTTGGCAAGCGATGGCCGCCCCAGCGTGATGTCTGACCGTTATAAGCCGATGTATGAAAATCGGCGCAATTTTCCCAAGACAGCGGCGGTTTTGAATCTATTTGGCAATCTGGGCAAAGGATCCGATGGCCGCGTCCCTGTCAATTCCGCCCGCTCATTGCGGTATATTGTGGCAGGCCGAGCCAAAAGCTACACCGAGCGTGAAATTACCAACAGCAAGGCACAGCACAGCAAGTTGCATGAGCACAACCCGTTGGTCAACCGGTATCTGTATGAATTTTTGAGCACGGGTAAGATTACGAACTGA
- a CDS encoding tyrosine-type recombinase/integrase, with product MPKWTPYKRHPGVYEYQTKKGKRFGVRRTYDDAVGERKEFSKSGFVHWQDADIEIKQFEAKLVSGEVSGSLAHRMTVDQYYQQMAKRKTKMGIWRESTARANGNFYSKYLKPAFGKTPLQDVSRAKYQRFLDALSQSGLALTTVHTIDAVMKSIMNAAEFEDVIDKNRLRGMQINGKAPRNKDLEPHSFELWLNAAKTNLDKYEMALIITATLGLRRGEVMGLRNESIKISHNQINDADVAQISIDMQRNTNELNGGPLKTKSSYRTIWAFGKTVDYLKYAMVTADNLRQRNHIQADKHWLWLNNDGNPLHPTHLNRLMRRVSNESGIEVYPHLLRHYFATQAIAANKPQIDVMHYLGHKNLQMTADYTRSTKAASLNVFNSIDKFL from the coding sequence ATGCCAAAATGGACACCATACAAACGCCATCCCGGGGTGTATGAATACCAAACCAAAAAAGGAAAAAGATTTGGTGTTAGACGAACCTATGATGACGCTGTGGGAGAAAGAAAAGAGTTCTCAAAGTCCGGTTTCGTTCATTGGCAAGATGCTGATATTGAGATCAAACAGTTTGAGGCAAAGCTTGTCAGCGGTGAAGTATCGGGATCTTTGGCTCACAGAATGACCGTTGATCAATATTACCAGCAAATGGCAAAACGAAAAACGAAAATGGGTATCTGGCGTGAATCAACAGCAAGAGCGAACGGAAACTTCTATTCAAAGTATCTCAAGCCAGCATTTGGTAAAACTCCTCTACAAGATGTCTCAAGAGCAAAATATCAGCGTTTTTTAGATGCGCTCTCACAATCCGGTCTAGCGTTAACAACCGTCCATACCATTGATGCTGTCATGAAGAGCATCATGAACGCCGCTGAATTTGAAGATGTTATCGACAAGAATAGGCTTCGAGGTATGCAGATCAATGGGAAAGCCCCTCGAAATAAGGATTTAGAACCACATTCATTTGAGCTGTGGCTAAATGCAGCAAAGACGAATCTGGATAAGTACGAAATGGCCTTGATCATCACTGCAACGCTCGGGCTTCGCCGCGGAGAAGTGATGGGACTTCGAAATGAGTCCATCAAAATATCCCACAATCAAATCAATGATGCCGATGTCGCGCAAATCTCGATTGACATGCAGCGCAACACAAATGAGCTTAATGGTGGCCCACTCAAGACCAAATCGTCGTACAGAACCATATGGGCATTTGGCAAAACCGTTGATTATTTGAAGTACGCAATGGTTACGGCTGATAATCTAAGGCAAAGGAACCATATCCAAGCAGATAAACATTGGCTGTGGCTTAACAATGACGGCAACCCGTTGCACCCCACCCATCTCAATAGATTGATGCGAAGAGTGAGCAATGAGTCCGGCATTGAAGTGTACCCACATTTGCTCAGACATTATTTTGCAACACAAGCGATCGCTGCCAACAAACCACAGATTGACGTCATGCACTATCTCGGCCACAAGAATCTTCAAATGACAGCCGACTACACTCGTTCAACGAAAGCAGCCAGTCTGAACGTTTTTAATAGTATTGATAAGTTTTTGTGA
- a CDS encoding acyl-CoA thioesterase → MVKMRDTLAVSSYRVFPGMLNAHKTLFGGQIFTWIDDVSSIAAQRLGRRGLATGSLDMVRLDAPVTLGDALIIKCMVSGVGHRSLEVFIHLIGEHLATGERFQVGTAFATFVARHKEDGPLPALEAESDFEKRLLAGYDERRADYRKINASFGEVPLD, encoded by the coding sequence ATGGTTAAAATGCGCGACACTTTGGCAGTTTCGAGTTATCGGGTCTTTCCCGGCATGTTAAATGCCCACAAGACACTGTTTGGCGGCCAGATTTTTACCTGGATTGATGATGTCAGTTCGATTGCGGCGCAGCGATTAGGCCGTCGCGGGTTGGCGACCGGTTCGCTTGACATGGTGCGGCTGGATGCACCGGTCACTTTAGGGGATGCACTGATAATTAAGTGTATGGTCAGCGGCGTGGGTCACCGGTCCCTGGAAGTGTTTATTCATTTAATTGGCGAACATCTGGCGACCGGCGAACGGTTTCAGGTCGGTACGGCTTTTGCAACGTTCGTAGCGCGCCACAAAGAAGACGGCCCGCTGCCAGCGCTTGAAGCGGAATCGGATTTTGAAAAGCGGTTGTTAGCTGGTTACGATGAGCGGCGTGCGGACTATCGGAAGATTAATGCCAGCTTTGGCGAGGTGCCATTGGATTAG
- a CDS encoding helix-turn-helix domain-containing protein — protein sequence MQLSQIIRNKRLAAGLTQEELAQKVGVSAPAVSKWEKGTSYPDITLLPVLARNLGTDINKLLDFSSDLDPAALQDFFTKLTMTAQKDGWQAAVALVDQELRDYPSVSQLQMMAAPFLDTLKPQIPKDDWPPVQQRIIKLYEAAEQSSDLQQAQLAALGLFNFYLSEEQFDAAEKQLAALPTETVTAWALKPKLQLKRGQLAEAYVEGEKLLGCDYGALGQVLGLLTQVAIADHQLATAEEYVKVAKALDQALHMNSPFVIETELQLAEATKDAKRAVAVIRQFADNLDQPFPKVFQHLPQPKPRESPAVARKQFVQNVVLDPDLAFLQDTPEYNELLKQYAD from the coding sequence ATGCAACTGAGCCAAATTATACGCAACAAGCGGCTAGCTGCCGGTTTAACGCAGGAAGAACTCGCGCAAAAAGTAGGCGTCTCCGCTCCTGCTGTCAGCAAATGGGAAAAAGGCACATCTTATCCTGACATTACCTTATTACCTGTGTTGGCGCGTAACCTCGGCACGGACATCAACAAATTACTGGACTTTTCTTCTGACTTAGATCCAGCAGCCCTTCAAGATTTTTTTACCAAGTTGACCATGACAGCACAAAAAGATGGTTGGCAAGCCGCCGTTGCGCTGGTTGATCAGGAGTTGCGCGACTATCCATCAGTTTCACAACTACAGATGATGGCGGCGCCTTTTCTGGACACGCTGAAGCCCCAGATTCCCAAAGACGACTGGCCTCCCGTACAACAACGGATTATTAAGTTGTACGAGGCGGCTGAGCAAAGCTCCGATTTGCAACAGGCACAACTTGCTGCACTGGGTCTTTTCAATTTTTATCTCAGTGAAGAGCAATTCGACGCGGCTGAAAAGCAACTTGCTGCGTTACCTACCGAAACGGTAACTGCCTGGGCGTTAAAACCTAAATTGCAGTTAAAACGTGGTCAGCTGGCTGAGGCCTATGTTGAAGGCGAGAAACTGTTGGGTTGCGATTATGGTGCTCTAGGACAAGTACTCGGCCTGCTAACTCAAGTGGCCATTGCTGACCACCAGCTGGCAACTGCCGAGGAATATGTGAAGGTCGCCAAAGCATTGGACCAAGCGCTCCATATGAACAGTCCTTTCGTTATTGAAACCGAATTACAACTCGCCGAGGCGACCAAGGATGCCAAACGGGCAGTGGCGGTCATCCGGCAATTCGCTGACAATCTAGATCAACCCTTCCCCAAGGTTTTCCAGCATCTGCCCCAACCAAAACCGCGGGAATCGCCAGCTGTGGCACGCAAGCAATTCGTTCAGAACGTTGTGCTTGACCCAGACTTGGCATTTTTACAAGATACCCCTGAATATAACGAATTGCTTAAGCAGTACGCCGATTAG
- a CDS encoding C69 family dipeptidase, with protein MAKRYVGSCTTVLVGKKASIDGSTIIARNEDGESPLHPQKFVYVKPEDQPRQYHSVLSKFSIDLPADPLGYTSTPEAEDGHGIWAAAGINSDNVAMTSTETITTNSRILGVDPLVPAGIGEEDMPTIVLPYIHSAREGVQRLGSLLQQYGTYESNGIAFADKDEVWYFESIGGHHWAAIRIPDDAYVIAPNRFNITDFDFTSDDTMSSADLRDLIETYHLNPDAEGYNLRHIFGSATIKDTRYNNPRAWYGQKYFNPEFDTTPIDQDLPFICRTSKKISIEDVKFVESSHYENTPYDVYGTTGTPAQKKLYRPIGINRNQELHILQIRNDVPAAVAGIHWLAFGPNTFNAVVPFYANVNDTPAAYRDTGDHFDVSKMYWLSNLLATFGDYDFSLFKDQEDVFEQKTVAACRHLQLQTDKAVQDAKNIREHLTTANEQMADLAMANSNELLGQMVAAAAPKMKLQFTLHD; from the coding sequence TTGGCAAAACGTTATGTCGGCTCGTGTACCACGGTGTTAGTAGGTAAAAAGGCTTCGATTGACGGCTCGACGATTATTGCGCGTAACGAAGACGGCGAATCACCGTTGCATCCGCAAAAGTTTGTCTATGTTAAACCTGAAGATCAGCCGCGTCAGTATCATTCCGTGCTCAGCAAGTTTTCGATTGACTTGCCTGCCGATCCGTTGGGCTACACGTCCACGCCGGAAGCTGAAGATGGCCACGGTATTTGGGCCGCAGCCGGGATTAATAGTGACAATGTGGCGATGACGTCAACCGAGACGATCACGACCAACAGCCGGATTCTGGGTGTTGATCCGCTAGTGCCGGCCGGAATTGGCGAAGAAGACATGCCGACCATCGTATTGCCGTACATTCATAGCGCACGCGAAGGCGTTCAGCGCTTGGGCAGTCTCCTTCAGCAATATGGCACCTATGAGAGCAATGGCATTGCATTTGCTGACAAAGATGAAGTCTGGTACTTCGAAAGCATCGGCGGCCATCACTGGGCAGCGATTCGGATTCCGGACGATGCCTACGTGATCGCTCCGAATCGCTTCAACATCACCGATTTTGATTTTACCAGCGATGACACGATGAGCAGCGCGGACTTGCGTGACTTGATCGAGACGTATCACCTTAATCCGGATGCGGAAGGCTACAATCTGCGCCACATTTTCGGCTCAGCCACCATCAAAGACACCCGCTACAACAACCCGCGGGCATGGTACGGCCAAAAGTACTTCAATCCGGAATTTGACACCACCCCGATTGATCAGGACCTGCCGTTCATCTGCCGCACCTCCAAAAAGATCAGCATCGAGGACGTGAAGTTTGTCGAAAGCTCACATTACGAAAACACGCCTTACGATGTTTACGGCACGACCGGCACGCCAGCGCAGAAAAAGTTGTATCGGCCGATCGGCATTAACCGCAATCAGGAACTCCACATTTTGCAGATTCGCAATGATGTGCCCGCTGCAGTCGCCGGTATTCACTGGCTGGCATTCGGCCCTAATACGTTCAATGCTGTTGTGCCGTTTTATGCCAACGTGAATGACACACCAGCGGCTTATCGCGACACCGGCGATCACTTCGATGTTTCCAAAATGTACTGGTTGAGCAACCTGCTCGCAACGTTTGGCGATTACGACTTTTCCTTGTTCAAGGATCAGGAAGACGTTTTTGAACAAAAAACCGTTGCGGCTTGCCGGCATCTGCAACTGCAAACCGACAAGGCAGTTCAGGATGCCAAAAACATCCGCGAACACCTGACCACAGCAAACGAACAAATGGCTGATTTGGCCATGGCCAACAGCAACGAGCTACTGGGACAGATGGTCGCAGCTGCGGCACCGAAGATGAAGTTGCAGTTTACCTTGCATGATTAA